The genomic stretch CTTCGGGAATGCTGTAGGGCCGGTGGTTATCGGCCGTCTGGATCACGGCAAAGAAAGGCTTTGTCTGCTGCGCCAGTATCTTATTGGCCTGCAGGAAAAGGTTCTTGTCGCTGATGCCCCAAACATCAATGCGGGGCACATCATAATCCTTTTCCTCGTACAGCTTCAGGTCATGGATATTATTGGTGAGCAGCCCGCGGATATTGGCCCAGCTGGTGCTGCCGCCGATCAGGTACAGGCGCTCATAGTCTGCAAAATCGTTGATGATAATATGCTGGTCCACGGCGGCGGGGTTCCTGCTGGAGGTCTTGGGCACTTCCACATCGGGCATACCAGTCAGGGTACTCCAGATGCCACGGGCCGTTCCGTAGGAGGGCGTAAAGCAGTGGTCGAAGAAAATACCGTTCCTGCAAAGGCTGTCAAAGAACGGCGTTGTGTTCAGCGGGTTGCCCCACATAGAGCTTTTATAGGCGCTGAAGGATTCACAGATCACCAGGATAATATTGGGCCGACTGGTAAGCGCCCCGGGTCTGGGCGCCACCACCCGGGCAAAGTCCAGGGTATCGCCGGTGGGGAAGTTATAGGTCTGCCCTATCAGCGGATAGGATTGCTTCACTTTGGCCACATCATATTTGGTGCCCCGGAATTTGAGGGTGTTGAAAAAAGATTCAAAGGGATTGAGGGCCAGGTTGGCCTTGTAATCACTGCCCAGGGAAAAAGCATCGCTCCAGCGCAGGGGATACTGGTCTATTTTCCCGAAGATCAGCCCGCCGAGCAGCAGGAAGCCCACAATAAAACTGATGACCCGGCTTTTCCGGGTAACAGCCACACGGTCCTTACTGATCCTGCGCCAGCCCAGCCGGATGAACCAGCTGATCAGGAAGCTGCCCAGGATCAGGCCCAGCGTAAGTCGCAGTACGGGATAGGATTGCCAGACCATACCCATGGATATACCGGCATCTTCCAGGTAATTGAGGACAGAGGCGTTAAGGCGCTGCACCAGGTAGGCATAATGGGCAAAGTCCACAACAAAGAAGAAAAGGGCGGCAAAGCTGGTCAGTCCCAGCAGGATATTCCAGATACGGCGGCCATAGCGACTGTCAAACGGGTGCAGCCAGGGCAGGCTGCCCAGGACCAGGAGCGCCAGCAGGACAATGGAAATGGTCCGGAGGTCAAACCGGAGGCCCAGCCAGAAAGCATCCGGCAGGCCGCCAAGGGTATAGCCCTGTTTGTTGAAATACAGGAAAAGGCCCAGACGCATTAGCGTAAACAATAAGAGGAACACCAATCCAACCGTCAACACCCATCTTACCAATGCGGGCAATCTGCGCAGCAATTGTTTCATGCTATAAAAACTATTTCTTTTTTAGGCCAGTGGCGCCGGCTACCGGCATTTTAACCCCCATTCAGGGACGCCAGGCAGGGTTTCACAGAAAGAAAATAGGTGCTAAAATTATAGTTTTTATTTTTGTAACTATGATTTTCGACCCTGGCACCGGATTATTGAGCTTCTGGCAACTGATCCAGCCCTTTGACGAGTGGCTGATCGTACATATTAACCAGCAATGGGGCAACGGCTTTTTTGATACCGTGCTGCCCTATACCCGCGAGACCCTGACCTGGATCCCGCTCTATCTTTTCCTGATCCTTTTTGCCACCATGAACTTCGGCATCAAAAGTATCTGGTGGATCCTGGGCTTCGTGCTGACCGCTGTCCTGGCGGACCTCATCAGCAGCCAGGGTATCAAACAGACCATCTGGCGGACCAGGCCCTGCCGCGATCTCTCCGTGGCCACCCAGCTCAGGTTCTTCATCAATTACTGCCCCGGCAGCTCCAGCTTCACCTCCTCCCATGCCACCAGCCATTTTGGCCAGGCCATGTTCCTCTGGCTCACCCTCCGTTCCGTGATCGGGAAATGGGCCAGCCTGTTCTTTATCTGGGCATTAATTATTGGGTATACCCAGGTTTATGTGGGGGTACATTATCCTTTTGATGTATTTTGTGGCGCAATACTCGGATGTGGCATTGGATTTTTGACCGGAAAACTGTTCAACAGACAGATCGGCATGCTTAGTGTAGACAAATAACAGAAATGCAAGAAATCTTTATAATACTGGGGCTGATCCTCCTGAACGGCGTATTTTCCATGGCCGAGATCGCCCTCGTTTCTTCCAGGAGAGCACGCCTGGAATCACAGGCCAATAAGGGTGACACCCGGGCCAAAGAGGCCCTGGAACTGGCCAGTCACCCGGATAAATTCCTCAGCACCGTACAGATCGGCATCACCCTGATAGGCATCCTCACCGGTATCTATTCCGGCGAAAACCTCAAAAGCGGCCTGGTAGACTACCTGAAAGGCTTTGAGCTGACCAGGGACTACAGCAATGGCATCGCCACTACCATCATTGTGGTTTCCGTCACCTATTTTTCCCTGGTCCTGGGCGAACTGATCCCCAAAAGACTGGGCCTCTCCCGCCCCGAAGCCATTGCCAAACTGGTAGCTGCGCCCATGCGTATTGTGAGCATTGTCACCTACCCCTTTATCTGGCTGCTCACCAAATCCACCTACCTGCTCACCACCCTTTTTCGCATCCAGGGAAAAGATAATATGGTGACCGAAGAAGAGATCAAGGCCATCATCAGTGAAGGCACCGAACAGGGCGCTATTGAAGAGGCCGAACAGGAGATCATTGAACGCGTTTTCCACCTGGGCGACCGGAATATCACTTCCATCATGACCCACCGGAGCGATATCATCTGGTTTGACGTAAGCGATAATGAAGCCTCCATCCGGGAAAAGATCATGCGTGAGCCCCACTCCGCCTATCCCATCTGTGAAGGCAGCCTGGACAATGTCAAAGGGCTGATCTCCCTCAAGGATATCTATGTCACCGACGACCTCACCGTCTTCAAACAGGTGATGAAACCGGCCCTCTTTGTTCCGGAAAATATTACCGCCTATACCGTACTGGAAAAATTCAAGCAGCACCGGACCCATACCTGTTTCATCGTGGATGAATACGGCAGCCTCCAGGGAATGATCACCCTCAACGATATCCTGGAAGCCATTGTGGGCGAACTGCCCCAGACAGATGTGGAAGACTACGAGATCGTCAAACGCGAGGACGGCTCCTACCTGGTGGACGGCCAGATCCCCTTCTATGATTTCCTCAGCTTCTTTGCCAAAACGGAATGGATGAATGAAGGCGAACAGGAATTTGATACCCTGGCCGGTTTTATCCTGCACAAACTGGAAAGGATCCCGCATACGGGTGATTTCTTCGACTGGCAGGGCTTCCGCATTGAGATCGTGGATATGGACGCCCAGCGGATAGATAAAGTGCTGGTCAATATCTCCGACACGCTCCGCCAGGAAATGGACGAGTGATCAAAATTCAAATACCGCAGTATTCTTAGGATTGTCCAGGCGGCTGCTTTTTCGCTTACCCGACACCGTTACATGCATCAGGTTGATCTGTTCTTTGAAAGAAGCATACAACAGTTCATTCCGGAGCTGGATCTTTTGGGGCGGGTTGCTGACGCCGTCTGCCGCAAAATAACTCCAGACTACATCCCGCTCCCGCTCATAGCCCACAAAATGCAGGTTGACCGCCTTACCATCCACCGTAACCTGTACTTTTTTCTGAATATATGCTGCTACCAGCTTATCGGCTTCCGCCTTGCTGGCAGGTTTGCTGAGGTCCAGCTTGCGGTCAAACTGCTGCTCCAGGGCCTTCTCAAGATCATCGGTGAAGATCTTGCAGCTCAATTCCAGGGTTTTATCCGTGGCATTGTACTCCAGCTCCGTGACGCTGATATAAAC from Candidatus Pseudobacter hemicellulosilyticus encodes the following:
- a CDS encoding sulfatase-like hydrolase/transferase — protein: MKQLLRRLPALVRWVLTVGLVFLLLFTLMRLGLFLYFNKQGYTLGGLPDAFWLGLRFDLRTISIVLLALLVLGSLPWLHPFDSRYGRRIWNILLGLTSFAALFFFVVDFAHYAYLVQRLNASVLNYLEDAGISMGMVWQSYPVLRLTLGLILGSFLISWFIRLGWRRISKDRVAVTRKSRVISFIVGFLLLGGLIFGKIDQYPLRWSDAFSLGSDYKANLALNPFESFFNTLKFRGTKYDVAKVKQSYPLIGQTYNFPTGDTLDFARVVAPRPGALTSRPNIILVICESFSAYKSSMWGNPLNTTPFFDSLCRNGIFFDHCFTPSYGTARGIWSTLTGMPDVEVPKTSSRNPAAVDQHIIINDFADYERLYLIGGSTSWANIRGLLTNNIHDLKLYEEKDYDVPRIDVWGISDKNLFLQANKILAQQTKPFFAVIQTADNHRPYSIPEEDLDRFKRVNVPEDSLKRYGFESLPELNAFRYTDFSYQQFMEAARKEKYYENTVFVFVGDHGIPGNAARMFPDAWTEQRLTAEHVPLLFYAPALLAPKRVSAICSQMDVLPTIAGLSNITYINSSLGKDLLDSASRHFAFIFDPDYSMAGVIRDSLFYRRQLKTNKEELVSVVANTPPAKDSSTEAARKELRQLTDAIYETSKYLLQNNRKKIR
- a CDS encoding phosphatase PAP2 family protein is translated as MIFDPGTGLLSFWQLIQPFDEWLIVHINQQWGNGFFDTVLPYTRETLTWIPLYLFLILFATMNFGIKSIWWILGFVLTAVLADLISSQGIKQTIWRTRPCRDLSVATQLRFFINYCPGSSSFTSSHATSHFGQAMFLWLTLRSVIGKWASLFFIWALIIGYTQVYVGVHYPFDVFCGAILGCGIGFLTGKLFNRQIGMLSVDK
- a CDS encoding hemolysin family protein; the encoded protein is MQEIFIILGLILLNGVFSMAEIALVSSRRARLESQANKGDTRAKEALELASHPDKFLSTVQIGITLIGILTGIYSGENLKSGLVDYLKGFELTRDYSNGIATTIIVVSVTYFSLVLGELIPKRLGLSRPEAIAKLVAAPMRIVSIVTYPFIWLLTKSTYLLTTLFRIQGKDNMVTEEEIKAIISEGTEQGAIEEAEQEIIERVFHLGDRNITSIMTHRSDIIWFDVSDNEASIREKIMREPHSAYPICEGSLDNVKGLISLKDIYVTDDLTVFKQVMKPALFVPENITAYTVLEKFKQHRTHTCFIVDEYGSLQGMITLNDILEAIVGELPQTDVEDYEIVKREDGSYLVDGQIPFYDFLSFFAKTEWMNEGEQEFDTLAGFILHKLERIPHTGDFFDWQGFRIEIVDMDAQRIDKVLVNISDTLRQEMDE